From uncultured Bacteroides sp., a single genomic window includes:
- a CDS encoding IS30 family transposase has translation MKHLTQEQRYEISAYLHSGKSKSEIASLVKVHKSTIGREIIRNSYGSWHQYMPREAQKKADLRKKCRPGKVVFTQEMKALAKDLLIEFNYSPEQISGRCKLQSIPMVSHEILYQWIWKDKRQKGRLYKYLRRRGRKNKKRGSEYNSRGILKNRRTIDQRPAIVEERKRFGDFEIDSIIGKNKKSALMTINDRLTGRLWIRKLKGRDPKSMADTAIKCLTSFKGKIFTITSDNGFEFAFHKKIETKLRINFYFAKPYHSWERGANENINGLVRQYFPKGTDFSEVTEKQVEIVENLINSRPRKRLGYYTPMEFINTLKKHRRELRL, from the coding sequence ATGAAACATTTAACCCAAGAACAAAGATATGAAATTTCTGCATATCTTCACAGTGGAAAAAGTAAAAGTGAGATAGCCTCTCTTGTAAAGGTTCATAAAAGTACCATAGGCCGTGAAATCATTCGTAATTCTTATGGCTCCTGGCATCAGTACATGCCCCGTGAAGCTCAAAAGAAAGCTGACTTAAGAAAGAAATGTCGCCCTGGGAAAGTAGTCTTTACCCAAGAAATGAAGGCTCTTGCAAAGGATCTGCTAATAGAATTTAATTATAGTCCGGAACAGATATCAGGTCGGTGCAAATTACAGTCGATTCCCATGGTTTCTCATGAAATACTTTATCAATGGATCTGGAAAGATAAACGTCAGAAAGGACGCCTTTATAAATATTTGCGCCGAAGAGGGCGAAAAAACAAAAAACGCGGCTCTGAATATAATAGTAGAGGGATACTTAAAAATCGCAGAACTATTGATCAAAGACCTGCCATTGTAGAGGAACGCAAAAGGTTTGGTGATTTTGAAATAGATTCTATAATTGGAAAGAATAAAAAGAGTGCACTAATGACCATTAATGATAGGCTTACCGGACGCTTATGGATACGCAAACTTAAGGGGCGTGATCCAAAATCAATGGCAGATACGGCTATTAAATGTTTAACATCATTTAAAGGGAAAATCTTCACTATAACCTCGGATAATGGGTTTGAGTTTGCTTTTCATAAAAAAATAGAAACAAAATTGAGAATTAATTTCTATTTTGCCAAACCCTATCATTCTTGGGAAAGAGGAGCAAATGAAAATATAAATGGATTAGTCAGGCAATACTTTCCTAAGGGGACAGACTTTAGTGAAGTAACTGAAAAACAGGTAGAAATAGTAGAAAATTTAATTAATTCAAGACCGAGAAAAAGGTTGGGATATTATACCCCAATGGAGTTTATTAATACATTAAAAAAACATAGGAGAGAGTTGCGTTTATAA
- a CDS encoding P-II family nitrogen regulator: MKKIEAIIRTSKFEEVKDALNKIGIEFFSFWEATGVGNEKNLQRTYRGEHGSTALIPRRLLTIVVRDENVRKTVDCLLDVAYTGQIGDGKIFVSPIEESWRIRTRESGDESLYSK; the protein is encoded by the coding sequence ATGAAAAAGATTGAAGCAATTATTCGTACTTCAAAATTTGAAGAAGTAAAGGATGCCCTTAACAAAATTGGAATTGAATTTTTCTCGTTTTGGGAAGCTACAGGTGTTGGAAATGAAAAGAATCTCCAGCGTACTTATCGTGGAGAACATGGCAGCACTGCATTAATCCCCCGCAGATTATTAACGATTGTGGTTCGTGACGAAAATGTCAGAAAAACAGTTGATTGTTTACTCGATGTTGCCTATACGGGACAAATAGGAGATGGTAAAATATTTGTTTCCCCAATTGAAGAATCCTGGAGAATCCGTACACGTGAAAGTGGAGATGAATCATTATACTCAAAGTAA
- a CDS encoding ammonium transporter, with protein sequence MILSKILRKETSFSLRVTMSRSEKIKLFFAIFSGKIIGMGMVIAAMIMLPGLIGLSANAAEVYTAHETAVINSLNTAWVLVAAALVFGMQAGFVMLEAGFARKRETVNVLIECILDTAICGVFFWAIGYAFMFSSGNGFIGYHWFFLQGMPATYGTTGIAILAHWIFQFAFADTASTITSGAMIGRTSFKGDILYSICVTGFIYPVIGHWAWGPDGFLALMGTPGHFLPTLGQCFRDFAGSTVVHTIGGVISLAGAIVLGPRIGRVFLRDDKDKGGLPAPHSLPLATLGAFLLWFGWYGFNPGSTLSAMDYDGIGRVAANTTIAACTGTFGAMILAYFFGLTKGKFDTSFSVNGLLGGLVAITCPCYWVSPFGSAIIGLVAGFVVFGGIYLLEYLRIDDPVGAVSVHGLNGIWGTLSLGLFATGQFGATGAMGADNTAPVTGLFYGGGLSVLEAQAVGSAIVTIVTFAVAMVVMLIVAKLPYPWKLRIEPHGETSEGGIDVFEHGSKAYY encoded by the coding sequence ATGATATTAAGTAAAATACTTAGAAAAGAGACGTCATTTAGTCTAAGAGTGACAATGAGTCGGTCTGAAAAGATAAAACTGTTTTTTGCTATTTTTTCAGGGAAGATAATAGGTATGGGTATGGTAATAGCAGCCATGATAATGCTTCCCGGGTTAATTGGGTTATCAGCCAATGCTGCTGAAGTTTATACTGCACATGAAACTGCCGTAATAAATTCTTTAAACACGGCTTGGGTGCTTGTTGCAGCAGCACTGGTGTTTGGTATGCAAGCAGGTTTCGTTATGCTGGAAGCTGGTTTTGCCAGAAAAAGGGAAACTGTCAATGTTTTAATTGAATGTATTTTGGATACAGCCATTTGTGGAGTCTTTTTCTGGGCTATCGGATATGCATTCATGTTTAGTAGCGGTAACGGATTTATAGGATACCACTGGTTCTTCCTTCAAGGAATGCCTGCAACTTATGGAACGACAGGTATTGCAATTTTAGCACACTGGATTTTCCAATTTGCCTTTGCCGACACCGCATCAACCATTACTTCCGGTGCAATGATCGGACGTACCAGTTTCAAAGGTGATATTCTCTACAGTATTTGTGTTACCGGTTTTATTTATCCTGTTATTGGTCACTGGGCCTGGGGACCTGACGGATTTTTAGCATTAATGGGAACTCCTGGCCATTTTTTGCCTACTTTAGGACAATGTTTCCGTGACTTCGCTGGTTCAACAGTGGTTCATACAATTGGTGGTGTTATTTCATTAGCCGGTGCAATTGTTCTTGGTCCCCGTATCGGTCGTGTGTTTTTGCGCGATGACAAAGATAAAGGTGGATTGCCAGCTCCTCATAGTTTACCATTGGCAACTCTCGGAGCCTTTCTACTTTGGTTTGGCTGGTACGGCTTTAACCCGGGAAGTACACTTTCAGCAATGGATTATGATGGAATCGGCCGCGTTGCTGCCAATACAACAATTGCAGCTTGTACAGGTACTTTTGGAGCCATGATATTAGCTTACTTTTTCGGACTTACAAAAGGTAAGTTTGATACAAGTTTCTCGGTGAACGGATTACTTGGTGGATTGGTTGCAATTACATGTCCTTGCTATTGGGTTTCACCGTTTGGCTCGGCAATAATTGGGCTTGTAGCTGGTTTTGTAGTATTCGGAGGCATTTATCTTTTAGAATATCTTCGTATTGATGATCCTGTTGGTGCTGTTTCAGTTCATGGTTTAAACGGTATTTGGGGAACATTATCTCTTGGTTTATTTGCAACGGGGCAATTTGGCGCAACCGGAGCGATGGGAGCCGACAATACAGCTCCTGTAACTGGTCTGTTTTATGGCGGAGGATTAAGTGTACTCGAAGCACAAGCGGTAGGTAGTGCAATTGTAACGATAGTCACATTCGCTGTTGCAATGGTAGTGATGCTGATTGTTGCCAAATTACCATATCCATGGAAATTACGTATCGAACCTCACGGTGAAACAAGTGAAGGTGGTATTGATGTATTTGAACACGGATCAAAAGCATATTATTGA
- a CDS encoding HAD family hydrolase — protein MSKKEKPIVALIYDFDGTLSPGNMQEYAFIQAIGKNKDEFWKENKELAESQDADQILTYMLLMLQKAQANGISLKKESFKKFGESVELFNGVEKWFDRINEYGKKKGVTIEHYINSSGLKEMIEGTKVGKKFNQIFASSYLYTVDGIAQWPAIAVNFTNKTQFLFKINKGITSANDTKKINEFINESDRRIPFNHMIYFGDGATDIPCMKLVKQQGGHSIAVYPPRKNKEVAEKLITENRVNFVCPADYSEDKEIDVVVKTIIDKIKADSDFNELMKLHKEKAGKTQNK, from the coding sequence ATGAGCAAAAAAGAAAAGCCCATTGTGGCATTAATCTACGATTTCGACGGTACCCTCTCGCCGGGAAACATGCAGGAGTATGCTTTTATTCAGGCAATAGGCAAGAATAAGGATGAATTCTGGAAAGAAAATAAAGAACTAGCTGAATCGCAGGATGCCGATCAGATTCTGACTTATATGCTTTTAATGCTTCAGAAAGCACAGGCAAATGGCATTTCACTGAAGAAAGAGAGCTTCAAGAAGTTCGGAGAATCTGTTGAACTGTTCAATGGTGTGGAGAAGTGGTTTGATCGTATCAATGAATATGGGAAAAAGAAAGGAGTAACCATAGAGCACTATATCAATTCTTCGGGGCTCAAAGAGATGATTGAAGGTACCAAAGTTGGAAAAAAGTTTAATCAGATATTTGCTTCTTCTTATCTATATACCGTGGACGGTATTGCTCAGTGGCCTGCAATTGCTGTAAACTTCACCAACAAGACTCAGTTCCTTTTTAAAATAAACAAGGGCATCACAAGTGCGAACGATACAAAGAAGATCAATGAGTTTATCAATGAATCGGACCGGCGCATTCCTTTCAATCACATGATTTATTTCGGAGACGGAGCTACTGATATTCCTTGCATGAAACTGGTAAAACAGCAAGGTGGTCATTCCATTGCTGTATATCCTCCGAGAAAGAATAAGGAAGTGGCTGAAAAACTGATTACTGAAAACCGGGTTAACTTTGTATGCCCTGCTGATTACTCTGAAGACAAAGAAATAGATGTTGTTGTAAAAACTATCATCGACAAAATTAAAGCCGATTCAGATTTCAATGAACTGATGAAACTGCACAAAGAAAAAGCCGGAAAAACACAAAATAAGTAA
- a CDS encoding putative DNA modification/repair radical SAM protein: MDENVLEKLKILAESAKYDVSCSSSGTTRSNTKGGIGSAAGWGICHSFAEDGRCISLLKIMLTNYCIYDCAYCINRRSNDLRRATFSVSELVNLTIEFYRRNYIEGLFLSSGVVRNPDYTMERLVRVAKDLRLVHRFNGYIHLKSIPGASQELVNEAGLYADRLSVNIEIPNEKSLQRLAPEKDFQSVFKPMQYIQQGVLENVEERKKFRYAPRFAPAGQSTQMIVGATADTDKDILYLSSSLYNRPSMKRVYYSGYVSVNEYDKRLPALKQPPLVRENRLYQADWLLRFYQFKVDEIVNDAYPDLDLEIDPKLSWALRHPESFPVDINKADYEMILRVPGIGVKSAKLIVASRQFSRLGTYQLKKIGVVMKKAQYFITCNELTMRSVNDMNPDTVRRLLTVKSGRKVDDRQLILPFKEEENDSLHLR; the protein is encoded by the coding sequence ATGGATGAGAATGTTCTCGAAAAGCTAAAAATACTTGCTGAATCGGCAAAGTATGATGTTTCCTGCTCTTCAAGCGGAACTACCCGCTCTAATACAAAAGGTGGGATAGGAAGTGCTGCTGGGTGGGGCATCTGCCACAGCTTTGCCGAGGATGGGCGGTGTATTTCGCTTCTGAAAATTATGCTGACCAATTATTGTATTTACGATTGTGCGTATTGCATTAATCGCCGAAGCAATGATCTGAGACGAGCTACATTTTCGGTTTCGGAACTAGTAAATCTTACCATCGAGTTTTATCGTAGAAATTACATTGAAGGGCTGTTTCTGAGTTCAGGGGTAGTTCGTAATCCGGATTATACCATGGAACGGCTGGTCAGGGTAGCAAAAGATTTGCGTTTGGTACATCGCTTTAACGGATATATTCATCTCAAGAGTATTCCCGGAGCAAGTCAGGAACTGGTCAATGAAGCCGGTTTGTATGCCGACAGGCTCAGTGTGAATATCGAGATACCGAACGAGAAAAGCCTGCAACGACTGGCCCCTGAGAAAGATTTCCAAAGTGTATTTAAACCAATGCAGTACATTCAGCAAGGAGTTCTGGAGAATGTTGAAGAACGAAAGAAATTTCGTTATGCTCCCCGCTTTGCTCCGGCCGGACAAAGTACGCAGATGATTGTGGGAGCAACAGCCGATACAGATAAAGATATACTCTATTTGTCGTCTTCCCTTTATAATCGTCCCAGTATGAAGAGAGTCTACTATTCAGGCTATGTTTCTGTAAATGAGTACGACAAACGTCTGCCGGCACTTAAACAGCCCCCCTTGGTTAGGGAAAATCGTCTATATCAGGCCGACTGGCTCCTTCGGTTCTATCAGTTCAAGGTAGACGAGATTGTGAATGACGCATATCCCGATCTGGATCTGGAGATTGATCCTAAACTATCATGGGCCCTGCGCCATCCCGAATCTTTTCCAGTAGATATCAACAAGGCTGACTATGAAATGATTCTTCGTGTGCCTGGAATCGGAGTAAAATCTGCCAAGCTGATTGTTGCTTCCCGACAATTTTCCCGTTTGGGAACATATCAGCTGAAAAAGATAGGTGTAGTAATGAAGAAAGCGCAATATTTTATTACTTGCAATGAACTTACAATGCGTTCTGTAAATGACATGAATCCTGATACCGTGCGTCGTCTGCTCACAGTTAAGTCCGGCAGAAAGGTGGACGACAGACAATTGATATTACCATTTAAAGAAGAAGAAAATGATAGCCTTCATTTACGATAA
- a CDS encoding TIGR03915 family putative DNA repair protein, which translates to MIAFIYDKTFEGLLTAVFDAYFRKTFPEALRAEGEPLPLFCDEALTICTDKEKAERVWKGLQKKLSSTALSCLTACWLSELPEIDILLFRYIRKAIDALGSIELNFGDTDVLEVTKICKKVANERERVLQFLRFQKAADGTFFAAIEPMYNVLSLVVSHFQDRFADQKWLVYDLKREYGYYYDLSTVTEVRFEDKESHLLSGILSDDLMVQDEKLFQQLWKEYFKSIAIKERLNPKLHKQHLPVRFWKYLTEKQK; encoded by the coding sequence ATGATAGCCTTCATTTACGATAAAACCTTTGAAGGATTGCTGACGGCTGTTTTCGATGCCTATTTTCGCAAAACATTTCCGGAAGCATTACGGGCAGAAGGAGAACCGTTACCGTTGTTTTGCGATGAGGCCCTCACAATCTGTACGGATAAAGAGAAAGCTGAACGTGTATGGAAAGGACTGCAAAAGAAACTTTCGTCCACGGCACTTTCGTGTCTTACGGCATGCTGGCTTTCCGAACTTCCCGAGATAGATATACTTCTTTTTCGTTATATACGCAAAGCCATTGATGCACTTGGCTCCATTGAACTTAATTTTGGTGATACAGATGTGTTAGAGGTAACAAAAATATGCAAAAAAGTAGCTAATGAAAGAGAAAGAGTACTTCAGTTTCTCCGTTTTCAGAAAGCAGCGGACGGAACTTTCTTTGCTGCTATAGAGCCTATGTATAATGTGTTATCATTAGTTGTGAGCCACTTTCAGGATCGTTTTGCCGACCAGAAATGGCTTGTCTATGATCTTAAGCGGGAGTATGGTTATTATTATGATCTTTCCACGGTAACTGAAGTGCGTTTTGAGGACAAGGAATCTCATCTTCTTTCGGGCATATTAAGTGACGACCTGATGGTGCAGGACGAAAAGCTCTTTCAGCAGTTATGGAAGGAATACTTTAAATCAATCGCCATCAAAGAACGTCTCAATCCTAAACTTCACAAACAGCATTTGCCTGTTCGTTTCTGGAAATATTTGACAGAAAAACAGAAATAA
- a CDS encoding glycoside hydrolase family 3 N-terminal domain-containing protein — MKKISFLFFLACSLTAQAQPSAKLGVNSIDEVVKAMTLEEKAQLLVGASMANFSGVGATVGNTLNLVSGAAGTTVPFPRLGIPATVVSDGPAGVRISPKRDNDNATYYCTGFPIATLLASTWNTDLVKSVGKAMGNEVLEYGCDVLLGPGMNTHRNPLCGRNFEYYSEDPLITGKMAAAMVSGVQSQGVGTSIKHFAGNNQETLRTKNDARITQRALREIYLKGFEIAVKEAQPWTIMSSYNRINGSYTQENYELLTTILRDEWGFKGLVMTDWTGERNTVAQVHAGNDLMMPGQIEQANTIVSKVKSGELSEADVDVCVKRMLHYIMLTPRFRQYKYSNKPDLKAHAAITRSSAAEGMVLLKNDNAALPIAAGLQNIALFGNTSYNFIAGGTGSGDVNKAYVVDLQQGLQNAGFGIQPKIKAVCEKYKTYQDEKLQDLNNSRSWFLGPLRPEETSFDELFLNIYAEKSDIAIITFGRNSGEGNDRGLNGDFELNQSERALLNGVTRAFHAKGKKVVVILNIGGVIETASWKHLPDAILLAWQAGQEGGNTVADVLKGAVNPSGHLAMTFPVDYIDHPSSRNFPAGCIFTWDDEQNPLLLNKKDIGYTNYDEDIWIGYRYFSTNNKEVSYPFGFGLSYTTFSYRNASVKKAGNEWKVSVKVTNTGKVAGKEVAQVYVKAAPGEIKKPLCELKAFGKTQLLAPGQSETLTLTIKNSDLASFNEDKSAWVIDAGQYTALIGASVADIRQSVPFSVAKPQITQVHNVMKLNSEINRMK; from the coding sequence ATGAAAAAGATATCTTTTTTATTTTTTCTGGCCTGTAGTTTAACCGCACAGGCACAACCCTCAGCCAAGCTGGGAGTGAATAGTATTGACGAAGTAGTGAAGGCCATGACACTCGAAGAAAAAGCACAGTTATTGGTTGGCGCTTCTATGGCAAACTTCAGTGGCGTAGGAGCAACGGTGGGCAACACATTGAATCTGGTTTCCGGAGCTGCCGGAACCACAGTCCCTTTCCCTCGTCTGGGTATCCCGGCAACCGTAGTGTCCGATGGTCCGGCTGGAGTACGTATCTCTCCCAAGCGTGATAACGACAATGCTACTTATTATTGTACCGGTTTCCCTATTGCTACCCTGCTCGCCTCCACCTGGAATACAGACCTGGTGAAAAGTGTGGGTAAGGCCATGGGTAATGAAGTGCTTGAGTACGGTTGCGATGTACTTCTCGGACCGGGTATGAATACCCACCGCAATCCCCTTTGTGGTCGTAACTTTGAGTATTATTCCGAAGATCCGCTGATTACCGGTAAAATGGCTGCAGCAATGGTCAGCGGTGTGCAGTCGCAAGGTGTGGGTACCTCTATCAAGCATTTTGCAGGCAACAATCAGGAAACTCTCCGTACCAAGAACGATGCCCGCATCACTCAGCGAGCATTGCGCGAAATCTATCTGAAAGGTTTTGAAATTGCTGTCAAGGAAGCACAGCCCTGGACCATAATGTCATCATACAATCGCATCAATGGTTCTTATACCCAGGAAAATTACGAATTACTCACTACCATCCTGCGCGATGAATGGGGTTTCAAAGGTCTTGTGATGACCGACTGGACCGGAGAGCGCAACACTGTAGCTCAGGTGCATGCCGGTAATGACCTGATGATGCCAGGACAGATAGAACAGGCAAATACCATTGTCAGTAAGGTGAAGAGTGGAGAACTTTCTGAAGCCGATGTTGATGTCTGTGTAAAACGCATGCTGCACTACATCATGCTTACTCCCCGATTCAGACAATACAAGTATAGTAACAAACCTGATCTGAAAGCTCATGCAGCTATTACCCGCAGCTCTGCTGCCGAAGGAATGGTGCTTCTGAAGAATGATAATGCTGCTCTGCCTATTGCCGCAGGTTTGCAGAACATTGCTCTTTTCGGAAACACTTCTTACAATTTCATTGCAGGTGGTACTGGTTCCGGAGATGTAAATAAGGCTTATGTAGTCGATTTGCAGCAGGGGTTACAGAACGCGGGTTTTGGTATTCAGCCTAAAATCAAAGCCGTGTGCGAGAAATATAAAACTTACCAGGATGAGAAACTTCAGGATCTTAATAATTCACGCAGTTGGTTCCTGGGACCGTTACGCCCTGAAGAGACCTCGTTTGACGAACTCTTTCTGAATATATATGCGGAGAAATCAGATATTGCCATTATTACCTTCGGTCGCAATTCTGGTGAGGGCAACGACCGTGGCCTCAATGGTGATTTTGAACTGAACCAGTCAGAACGTGCATTGCTTAATGGCGTTACCCGTGCTTTCCATGCCAAAGGAAAGAAGGTTGTGGTTATCCTTAATATAGGTGGTGTTATTGAAACTGCTTCCTGGAAACATCTTCCCGATGCTATTCTTCTAGCCTGGCAGGCTGGTCAGGAAGGCGGTAATACAGTAGCCGATGTGCTGAAAGGAGCTGTTAATCCTTCAGGTCATTTGGCAATGACCTTCCCGGTTGACTATATTGATCATCCTTCATCACGGAACTTCCCTGCAGGTTGTATATTTACTTGGGACGATGAACAGAACCCGTTGCTGCTTAATAAGAAAGATATCGGTTATACCAACTACGATGAAGATATCTGGATAGGTTATCGCTATTTCAGTACCAATAACAAAGAGGTGTCTTATCCGTTTGGTTTCGGACTCTCTTATACTACTTTCAGTTATAGGAATGCAAGTGTGAAGAAGGCAGGCAACGAATGGAAAGTCTCCGTAAAGGTAACCAATACAGGAAAGGTTGCAGGAAAAGAAGTTGCTCAGGTTTATGTGAAGGCTGCTCCGGGAGAAATCAAGAAACCGTTGTGTGAGCTTAAAGCCTTTGGTAAGACACAACTGCTTGCACCGGGACAAAGCGAGACTCTGACACTGACCATTAAAAATTCTGATCTGGCTTCATTTAATGAAGATAAATCAGCCTGGGTTATTGATGCCGGACAATATACTGCTCTTATTGGAGCTTCGGTAGCCGACATCCGCCAGTCAGTTCCGTTTTCTGTAGCCAAACCGCAGATCACTCAGGTACACAATGTGATGAAATTGAATAGCGAAATTAACAGGATGAAGTAA
- a CDS encoding CocE/NonD family hydrolase, translated as MKRTYVLLVLTFFFAITYSQVIDEKWVKENYTKREVMIPMRDGIKLYTAVYEPVSKSEKHPILIMRTPYAAGPYGKEISPMLWNSWNEYSKEGYILVVQDVRGRWMSEGDFINIRPFNPDKSRKTDVDEASDTYDTVDWLLKNAAHNNGKAGVSGCSYPGFYSLMAGLSNHPAIKAVCPQAPVTDWFMGDDVHHNGALMLSDAFNFISSVDRPRPVPTTTQPGGATYYTTDEYSFFLKSGAIKNLTKMLGDSIKFWNDMMKHPDYDAWWKARNTRNGCYNIKPAVLVVGGLFDAEDAYGTWGLYKAIKEQSPKTNLNLLIGPWSHGGWGYNTDHLGNIRFGSCTAVCFKELENQFFNYYLKGKGDLEKLKKAKVFFSGENKWKEFESWPPKETVMTPLYLGDKGDLKFTPPVMTDSYTEYISDPSKPVPYSNNIQRYRGYEYMTEDQRFTARRPDIISFETEPLADDLTLGGELIADLKVTISTTDADFVVKLIDVFPDDFSYDTKIYGNGNGKNYLMNGYQMLVRGDVMRGKYRSSFEKPEAFVPNSPTTVSFKLSDIAHTFKKGHRVMIQIQSSWFPLVDRNPQQFVDIYHCNDSDYIKSTIKILHQQDQASRILLPILK; from the coding sequence ATGAAACGCACATATGTATTGTTAGTTCTTACGTTTTTTTTCGCAATAACTTATTCACAGGTTATTGATGAAAAATGGGTGAAAGAAAATTACACTAAGAGGGAAGTCATGATTCCCATGAGAGACGGCATTAAACTTTATACTGCAGTTTACGAACCTGTTTCCAAATCAGAAAAACATCCTATTTTGATTATGCGCACTCCTTATGCTGCCGGGCCTTACGGAAAAGAGATAAGCCCTATGCTCTGGAATTCATGGAATGAGTATTCCAAAGAAGGGTATATTCTTGTGGTTCAAGATGTCCGCGGACGATGGATGAGCGAGGGAGATTTTATAAATATCCGCCCGTTTAATCCTGATAAGTCAAGGAAAACAGATGTTGATGAAGCCAGTGATACCTATGACACGGTAGACTGGCTATTGAAAAACGCTGCTCACAACAATGGCAAAGCCGGAGTATCAGGCTGTTCATACCCAGGTTTCTATTCGCTTATGGCTGGATTAAGTAATCACCCTGCCATTAAGGCTGTTTGCCCGCAGGCACCTGTAACCGACTGGTTTATGGGAGATGATGTACACCACAATGGTGCATTGATGCTAAGTGATGCCTTTAATTTTATCTCTTCTGTAGATCGTCCCCGTCCGGTACCTACTACCACTCAACCGGGAGGTGCCACTTATTATACCACAGACGAGTACTCTTTCTTTTTAAAATCCGGAGCAATAAAGAATCTCACCAAAATGCTTGGCGACAGTATAAAATTCTGGAACGATATGATGAAACATCCCGATTACGATGCATGGTGGAAGGCTCGTAATACCCGCAACGGATGTTACAATATTAAACCTGCAGTTCTTGTGGTTGGTGGTTTATTTGATGCTGAAGATGCTTATGGCACATGGGGATTATATAAAGCAATAAAAGAACAGAGTCCCAAAACAAATCTGAATCTGCTTATAGGTCCATGGAGCCACGGCGGATGGGGATACAATACAGATCATCTGGGAAATATCCGATTTGGAAGCTGCACCGCTGTCTGTTTCAAGGAACTCGAAAATCAGTTTTTTAATTATTATCTAAAAGGGAAAGGAGATCTGGAAAAACTTAAAAAAGCAAAAGTATTCTTTTCCGGAGAAAATAAATGGAAGGAATTTGAATCGTGGCCTCCGAAAGAAACAGTGATGACTCCTCTATATTTAGGAGACAAGGGAGATCTGAAGTTTACCCCTCCCGTTATGACAGATTCATATACAGAATATATTTCCGATCCATCGAAACCTGTTCCTTATTCAAACAATATTCAAAGATATCGCGGATATGAGTATATGACAGAAGACCAACGTTTTACAGCACGTCGTCCGGATATTATTTCTTTTGAGACAGAACCGCTTGCTGACGACTTGACACTTGGAGGAGAACTTATCGCCGACTTAAAAGTCACGATCTCAACTACGGATGCAGACTTTGTTGTAAAACTTATCGATGTATTTCCCGATGATTTCTCTTACGATACAAAGATATATGGAAATGGAAATGGAAAGAATTATCTGATGAATGGTTATCAGATGTTAGTTCGCGGAGATGTTATGCGCGGCAAATACCGGAGTAGTTTTGAAAAACCGGAAGCTTTTGTTCCCAATAGCCCCACAACAGTTTCTTTTAAACTAAGCGATATCGCTCATACGTTTAAGAAAGGGCATCGGGTAATGATACAGATTCAAAGTTCATGGTTTCCTCTTGTGGATAGAAATCCACAACAATTCGTGGATATATATCATTGCAATGATTCTGATTATATTAAGTCAACTATTAAAATTCTTCATCAGCAAGATCAGGCATCAAGAATTCTATTACCAATTCTGAAATAA